A single genomic interval of Anopheles marshallii chromosome 2, idAnoMarsDA_429_01, whole genome shotgun sequence harbors:
- the LOC128709078 gene encoding gustatory receptor for bitter taste 66a-like: protein MQPMKSFYLFSKLFGLCPYPLDATVPVNTRASYVKQLLPTYTVLLLYSSCLVSIFWQSGNTSDISNAANWIQFIPNSFAYIFSLVFAIRHRTMANEILTTFAICDDKLRTQFGISFTMPNIKMRRVSILACIVTMTCGSTIGALTYLIGVNWNRIWTLLYWIAFCMPKFGLLLFSFQFAGCILYLSDRAMLLLRGMNNFPVGVESLALQPPAHGHAQYKTLNMAMGGNHLPSMHEGKLNRLTTLATIKIRAISPLDSIQHIREVVEMLQDLSVKINHCYGKQAIFSLLSAFTCVTVQLYYMLNHIKSGFTASRSEIYALASCSLLFLHGIEFWALFTSGENVRLKWKKVINFLFFMKSKSADDDFRNKVDDLISFMVTNPLEFNAYGLFPIDLSVLTGIASSITTYLIVLIQFKISEEQSSTYDDDSDDKSQIQYSAH, encoded by the exons ATGCAGCCGATGAAATCGTTCTATCTGTTCTCGAAGCTGTTCGGGTTGTGCCCGTACCCGCTCGATGCGACGGTACCGGTCAATACGCGGGCCAGCTACGTGAAGCAGCTGCTACCGACCTACACGGTACTGCTGCTCTACTCATCCTGCCTGGTGAGCATCTTCTGGCAGAGTGGCAACACGTCCGACATTTCCAACGCGGCTAATTGGATACAG TTCATTCCCAACTCGTTCGCTTACATTTTCTCGCTCGTGTTTGCCATCCGGCATCGCACGATGGCCAACGAAATCCTCACCACGTTCGCCATCTGCGACGATAAGCTGCGAACGCAGTTCGGCATTTCCTTCACGATGCCCAACATCAAAATGAGACGTGTGTCCATCCTGGCGTGCATCG TCACCATGACCTGTGGCAGTACTATCGGTGCGCTGACTTATTTGATCGGAGTTAATTGGAACCGGATATGGACGTTGCTTTATTGGATCGCTTTCTGTATGCCGAAG TTTGGATTGCTTCTGTTCAGTTTCCAGTTCGCCGGCTGCATCCTGTATCTGTCGGATCGGGCCATGCTGCTGCTAAGGGGCATGAA TAATTTTCCGGTCGGCGTGGAAAGTCTGGCCCTACAACCGCCGGCTCACGGGCACGCCCAGTACAAAACGCTCAACATGGCGATGGGCGGCAACCATCTGCCGAGCATGCACGAGGGCAAACTGAACCGGCTGACCACGCTCGCCACCATCAAGATTCGCGCCATCAGCCCGCTCGACTCGATCCAGCATATACGCGAGGTGGTCGAAATGCTGCAGGACCTGTCGGTCAAGATAAACCACTGTTACGGCAAGCAGGCCATCTTTTCGCTGCTGTCCGCGTTCACCTGCGTTACCGTGCAGCTGTACTACATGCTGAACCATATCAAGTCCGGTTTCACGGCGTCCCGGTCCGAGATCTATGCGCTCGCTTCCTGTAGTCTGCTGTTTCTGCACGGCATCGAATTTTGGGCGCTGTTCACCAGCGGCGAAAACGTCCGGCTCAAGTGGAAAAAGGTGATCAATTTCCTGTTCTTCATGAAGTCCAAATCGGCCGACGATGACTTTCGGAACAAG GTGGACGATCTGATTTCGTTTATGGTGACAAATCCACTCGAGTTCAATGCGTACGGTCTGTTTCCCATCGATCTGTCTGTGCTGACGGGG atagcTTCCTCCATCACGACCTACCTGATCGTTTTGATACAGTTCAAAATTTCCGAGGAACAGTCCAGCACCTATGATGACGATTCGGACGACAAAAGCCAAATCCAGTATTCGGCACACTAA